The following proteins come from a genomic window of Paenibacillus sp. CAA11:
- a CDS encoding copper amine oxidase N-terminal domain-containing protein: MRKAGSILLTCILVASLSAGSAAAKPGNNGNGKGNGNGNVSTTKDAEAASKDKGGKAVDSKKTEKAVEKPAKESTEGPKSKEATEVPDSAKATNPGSTEPTTVTDAVYKKDKGHNGYRGLLKAIENVKDKPAGAVLANLLLTKYEAKLTPEKIEELKALLDSKEAMKKAADMLSESGSPEEAAAVQEEVIQADPSDLDSYKKLGELEQEAGDTSEPKLFVNGEAYPDAAPVAEEGSTLVPLRTVAEALDAKVTWNPKDKTVTVSKNGVSLKLVVDSKTAYVNGKETKLKVPASAKKGLTMIPMRFIGEALGSVVKWEPVSQSVVIYEPGDKTQAQAADTTAPVNETTTPTTTVPTENASALTEESNL; the protein is encoded by the coding sequence ATGAGAAAAGCAGGGTCAATTCTGCTCACTTGTATTCTGGTTGCCAGTCTGTCGGCGGGCTCAGCCGCAGCTAAGCCAGGGAATAACGGGAATGGTAAGGGAAACGGAAATGGAAATGTGAGCACCACTAAAGATGCCGAGGCCGCCTCCAAGGATAAGGGCGGTAAAGCGGTGGATTCTAAGAAAACCGAGAAAGCGGTAGAAAAGCCAGCTAAAGAAAGCACGGAGGGGCCTAAAAGCAAAGAGGCCACTGAGGTTCCAGATTCGGCGAAAGCCACTAACCCTGGCTCGACCGAGCCTACAACGGTTACGGATGCGGTCTATAAGAAGGATAAGGGACATAACGGATACCGGGGGCTGCTGAAGGCCATCGAGAATGTCAAAGATAAACCGGCAGGAGCGGTGCTGGCCAACCTGCTGCTTACGAAATATGAAGCAAAGCTGACCCCAGAGAAGATCGAGGAGCTTAAGGCACTGCTGGACTCCAAGGAAGCTATGAAGAAGGCGGCGGACATGCTGTCGGAAAGCGGCAGCCCGGAAGAAGCCGCTGCGGTTCAAGAGGAAGTGATTCAGGCCGATCCAAGCGATCTGGACAGCTACAAGAAGCTGGGTGAATTGGAGCAGGAGGCGGGAGACACTTCGGAACCAAAGCTGTTCGTGAATGGCGAGGCTTATCCTGATGCTGCTCCAGTAGCAGAGGAAGGCAGCACGCTTGTTCCTCTTCGGACCGTAGCTGAGGCGCTGGATGCCAAGGTGACCTGGAATCCGAAAGATAAGACCGTAACTGTATCGAAGAATGGAGTGAGTCTTAAGCTTGTCGTGGACAGCAAGACAGCTTATGTGAATGGTAAAGAGACGAAACTCAAGGTCCCTGCCTCTGCTAAAAAGGGGCTTACAATGATACCTATGCGTTTTATCGGGGAAGCACTGGGCTCTGTAGTGAAGTGGGAGCCGGTAAGCCAATCTGTGGTGATTTATGAGCCTGGAGACAAGACCCAAGCACAAGCAGCGGATACAACGGCACCAGTGAATGAAACCACAACACCCACTACAACTGTACCTACGGAAAATGCATCCGCTTTGACCGAGGAGTCAAATCTCTGA
- the psiE gene encoding phosphate-starvation-inducible protein PsiE gives METKLRKREFNYIERVADALQMILNVSLMLVGFILSFFLLKETWSIFSYIFIETGTKLTYYEFTEELLVFFLYFEFIALIVKYFKTDFHFPLRYFIYIGITAIIRLMIINHDHAQDTFWWSIAILVLVGALFVANSKVLKRES, from the coding sequence GTGGAGACGAAATTGAGGAAGAGAGAATTTAATTACATTGAGCGGGTAGCTGATGCCCTGCAGATGATCCTGAACGTATCCCTTATGTTGGTCGGGTTTATTCTGAGCTTCTTTCTGCTAAAAGAGACCTGGAGCATCTTCTCCTACATTTTCATCGAGACGGGGACTAAGCTGACCTATTATGAATTCACGGAGGAACTGCTGGTGTTCTTTCTTTATTTCGAATTCATTGCGCTCATCGTGAAGTACTTTAAGACCGACTTTCACTTTCCGCTGCGTTACTTTATCTATATAGGCATCACTGCGATTATCCGCCTGATGATCATCAATCATGATCATGCCCAGGATACCTTCTGGTGGTCGATCGCCATTCTGGTGCTAGTAGGTGCCCTATTCGTAGCAAACAGCAAAGTACTGAAGCGGGAAAGCTGA
- a CDS encoding MerR family transcriptional regulator encodes MHYKIDEVARETGLTKRTIRYYEEIGLMPSPQRSEGGTRLYTPSDIDYLKKIISARDLLGFSLQELQHYVEAAEALRGQRRHYREHTDRLTDEERKVKLAEMDVTLTEQLDLLEQKAQNIRKFQSELEELQQRVRTGLARL; translated from the coding sequence ATGCATTACAAAATTGATGAGGTTGCCCGTGAGACAGGGCTGACCAAGCGAACCATCCGCTACTACGAGGAGATCGGGCTTATGCCTTCCCCGCAGCGCAGTGAAGGCGGAACCAGGCTCTATACGCCAAGCGATATAGACTACCTGAAGAAGATCATCAGCGCACGGGATTTGCTGGGATTCTCCCTGCAGGAACTTCAGCACTATGTTGAAGCGGCTGAAGCCCTTCGCGGACAGCGGCGGCATTACAGGGAGCATACGGACCGGCTGACCGATGAAGAGCGCAAGGTTAAGCTTGCTGAGATGGATGTGACCTTGACCGAGCAACTCGACTTGCTGGAGCAGAAGGCTCAGAACATCCGAAAGTTCCAATCCGAACTGGAGGAGCTTCAGCAAAGGGTACGCACAGGGCTTGCACGTCTGTAG
- a CDS encoding DinB family protein, whose protein sequence is MSMNMNYQTKRLYEYHVWANQLVFAHLRKLPEEVWDHEVTSVFPSVSLLVSHIYAVDVMWLGVMKGSSFEEARALLMSSLQECKGASLESMEQRYAGIADSYRQFLSTCDAEKQIMITHPKSGSAKASIADMVQHVMNHGTYHRGNLTAMLRQSGHPGVPTDYAFYMFTE, encoded by the coding sequence ATGAGTATGAACATGAACTATCAGACAAAGCGCCTGTACGAGTACCATGTTTGGGCCAATCAGCTTGTGTTTGCGCATTTGAGAAAGCTGCCAGAAGAGGTATGGGACCATGAAGTCACCAGTGTGTTCCCTTCGGTCAGCTTATTGGTATCACATATTTATGCGGTGGATGTAATGTGGCTCGGCGTTATGAAGGGAAGCTCATTTGAGGAGGCAAGAGCACTGCTCATGAGTTCGCTCCAAGAATGTAAGGGAGCTAGCCTGGAAAGTATGGAACAGCGATATGCAGGGATCGCGGACAGCTACAGGCAGTTTCTGTCCACCTGCGATGCTGAAAAACAAATCATGATTACGCATCCAAAGTCTGGTTCTGCAAAGGCTTCAATTGCAGATATGGTTCAGCATGTTATGAACCATGGAACCTATCATCGGGGAAATCTAACGGCCATGCTGCGCCAGTCCGGCCATCCAGGGGTTCCGACCGATTATGCATTCTATATGTTTACGGAATAA
- a CDS encoding MFS transporter, whose protein sequence is MKSESSFTGEELKKRSGIMSQPKAVWAVAFACVISFMGLGLVDPILPAIAEQLHASKSQVSLLFTSYNLVTGIAMLITGVVSSRIGVKWTLLSGIILIVAFSALGGASSTIGEIVGYRAGWGLGNALFIATALSAIVGFSTSGTAKAIILYEAALGLGISVGPLLGGELGSISWRGPFFGVSVLMLIGFLFILFVLPAVPKAKKRTSLADPFKALSYPSLLTLGIVAFLYNFGFFTLMAYSPYVMKLDEHGLGYVFFGWGILLAITSVFVAPKIQKRFNLVPSISWMLVLFALDLGVMALGTMNDSPKVVIVAVIVAGIFLGINNTLITTAVMQAAPVERSTASAAYSFVRFLGGAASPWLAGKLSEWYTAESPFLFGAIMVLLAVVVLVARGRHLRDIKIESH, encoded by the coding sequence ATGAAGTCAGAATCATCCTTTACCGGGGAAGAGCTCAAGAAGCGCTCCGGGATCATGTCACAGCCTAAAGCGGTTTGGGCTGTCGCTTTTGCATGTGTAATTTCATTTATGGGACTCGGACTTGTCGATCCGATTCTGCCGGCGATTGCTGAGCAGCTGCATGCCAGCAAGAGCCAGGTGTCGCTGTTGTTTACAAGCTACAATCTTGTGACCGGTATTGCCATGCTGATTACAGGAGTAGTATCCAGCCGCATCGGAGTGAAATGGACGCTGCTGTCAGGCATTATCTTGATAGTCGCTTTCTCCGCACTTGGCGGCGCCTCAAGTACCATCGGCGAGATCGTTGGCTATCGCGCAGGCTGGGGACTTGGGAATGCGCTGTTTATCGCTACAGCCTTGTCGGCCATTGTAGGCTTCTCAACCTCGGGAACCGCTAAGGCGATCATACTTTATGAGGCGGCCTTGGGCCTCGGTATCTCTGTTGGGCCTTTGCTTGGCGGTGAACTTGGCTCCATCTCATGGCGCGGCCCTTTCTTTGGCGTAAGTGTCCTGATGCTGATCGGCTTTCTCTTTATCCTGTTTGTGCTGCCCGCAGTGCCTAAGGCGAAGAAGCGCACCTCGCTTGCCGATCCGTTCAAGGCTCTGTCTTATCCGTCCCTGCTGACTTTGGGGATTGTTGCTTTCTTGTATAACTTTGGTTTCTTTACCTTGATGGCTTATTCGCCTTATGTGATGAAGCTGGATGAGCACGGTCTAGGTTATGTGTTCTTCGGATGGGGGATTCTCCTGGCAATAACATCGGTATTCGTGGCTCCAAAAATTCAAAAACGGTTCAATCTCGTTCCTTCTATCTCCTGGATGCTTGTCCTATTTGCCCTTGATCTGGGCGTAATGGCACTGGGAACGATGAACGACTCTCCGAAGGTCGTGATTGTGGCGGTTATTGTTGCCGGGATCTTCCTCGGTATTAATAATACCCTCATTACCACAGCAGTCATGCAGGCAGCTCCGGTAGAACGGTCAACGGCTTCGGCCGCCTACAGTTTTGTCCGTTTCCTTGGTGGCGCGGCTTCTCCATGGCTGGCCGGGAAATTGTCCGAGTGGTACACCGCAGAATCCCCGTTCCTCTTCGGGGCAATCATGGTTCTGTTAGCGGTAGTCGTTCTTGTCGCTCGAGGCCGTCATTTGCGTGACATTAAGATTGAAAGCCACTAA
- the lmr(B) gene encoding lincomycin efflux MFS transporter Lmr(B), whose product MDSQGARQENRNFKVMPILVSLLLSGFIGMFSETALNVALTDLMEVLHITPATAQWLTTGYLLTLGILVPVSGLLLQWFTTRQLFIAAVSCSIIGTAIAALAPSFEMLMVARVVQAIGTGLLLPLMFNTILVIFPPEKRGAAMGMIGLVIMVAPAVGPTIAGLLIENLSWHWIFWLSLPFLILALIFGTLFMQNVSTVTKPKIDILSIVLSSLGFGGIVFGFSSAGEGEGGWSSPRVIVALAIGVVALILFGIRQVKMKQPMINLRAFKYPMFTLGLIMVFICMMVILSSMLILPMFLQQGLGKSPFYAGLMLLPGGIINGIMSPIMGRLFDKFGPKWLVIPGLLVVAVVLWFFSSITVASSVALIIVLHSCLMIGISMIMMPAQTNGLNQLPREYYPDGTAIMNTLQQVAGAIGTALAVSILSSGSKHFMEGVKNPLDPANLPAAFTAGVQDAFVFAMIVAIVGLVVSFFVKRVKVQH is encoded by the coding sequence ATGGATTCACAGGGTGCGAGGCAGGAGAATCGTAATTTCAAAGTGATGCCGATTCTCGTATCCTTGCTGCTCAGCGGTTTTATTGGCATGTTCAGTGAGACCGCGCTAAATGTAGCATTGACTGATTTGATGGAGGTGCTTCACATCACCCCAGCCACCGCCCAGTGGCTTACAACCGGGTATCTGTTAACCTTGGGGATTCTCGTTCCCGTATCGGGACTGTTGTTGCAATGGTTTACTACAAGACAGCTGTTTATTGCCGCAGTTAGCTGTTCGATTATCGGGACAGCGATCGCTGCGCTTGCGCCAAGCTTCGAAATGCTGATGGTCGCACGGGTGGTTCAGGCGATTGGTACAGGTCTGCTGCTGCCTTTGATGTTTAACACGATTCTCGTGATTTTCCCTCCGGAAAAACGAGGAGCGGCGATGGGCATGATCGGCCTTGTAATTATGGTGGCCCCGGCTGTGGGCCCAACGATTGCTGGCTTGCTCATTGAGAACCTCAGCTGGCACTGGATCTTCTGGTTATCCCTGCCGTTCTTGATCCTTGCTCTCATCTTCGGCACTTTGTTCATGCAGAACGTATCTACGGTCACTAAGCCCAAAATTGACATTTTGTCGATTGTCCTCTCTTCGCTAGGCTTTGGCGGTATTGTATTTGGCTTCAGCAGCGCGGGAGAAGGAGAAGGAGGCTGGAGCAGCCCGCGTGTCATCGTCGCGCTGGCCATCGGTGTAGTCGCTCTAATTCTGTTCGGAATTCGTCAGGTGAAGATGAAGCAGCCGATGATTAATCTTCGCGCATTCAAATATCCGATGTTCACCCTTGGCCTTATCATGGTGTTCATCTGTATGATGGTGATTCTGTCCTCCATGCTGATCCTGCCGATGTTCCTGCAGCAGGGACTGGGCAAGTCTCCCTTCTATGCAGGTTTGATGCTCCTGCCAGGGGGAATTATCAATGGGATTATGTCCCCAATTATGGGACGGCTGTTCGATAAATTCGGACCTAAGTGGCTTGTTATTCCAGGTCTGCTGGTGGTAGCCGTTGTGCTCTGGTTCTTCTCAAGCATTACGGTGGCTTCATCCGTTGCCTTAATTATTGTCCTGCACAGCTGCCTCATGATCGGAATCTCGATGATCATGATGCCTGCCCAGACCAATGGCCTGAACCAGCTTCCGCGTGAATACTACCCGGACGGTACAGCTATTATGAATACACTGCAGCAGGTAGCCGGTGCGATCGGCACGGCGCTTGCGGTCAGCATTCTGTCTTCCGGATCTAAGCATTTCATGGAAGGTGTTAAGAATCCGCTGGACCCAGCGAATCTTCCTGCAGCTTTCACAGCAGGGGTTCAGGATGCCTTCGTCTTTGCCATGATCGTGGCGATTGTCGGCCTGGTCGTGTCCTTCTTCGTGAAGCGTGTTAAGGTTCAGCATTAA
- a CDS encoding universal stress protein: MFTRILVPVDGSDHALHALRTAKTMADQFKEPASILVLHVNPELSFNEPPLGVDVDARLEEEGRHIMEPVQELLKEIPENRRKSLMKHGDPAKLICETAAAEQADLIVMGTRGMSLVSEMLLGSVSHAVIQHAACPVVTVK, encoded by the coding sequence ATGTTTACACGTATTCTGGTGCCTGTGGATGGCTCGGATCACGCGCTGCATGCGCTGCGCACGGCCAAGACCATGGCTGATCAGTTCAAAGAACCTGCAAGCATTCTGGTCCTTCATGTCAATCCCGAGCTGTCCTTCAATGAACCGCCGCTTGGCGTGGATGTAGATGCCCGTTTGGAGGAAGAAGGGCGTCATATTATGGAGCCGGTTCAGGAGCTGCTGAAGGAGATTCCGGAGAATCGCCGGAAGAGTCTGATGAAGCACGGAGATCCGGCCAAGCTGATCTGTGAGACGGCCGCTGCCGAGCAGGCAGACCTCATCGTTATGGGGACGAGAGGCATGAGTCTGGTCTCGGAAATGCTTCTCGGCTCTGTCAGCCACGCTGTCATTCAGCATGCGGCTTGCCCGGTTGTCACGGTTAAATAA
- a CDS encoding TetR/AcrR family transcriptional regulator: MTEKANSREMIVETASRLFFCQGYAGTGLNQIIKESHSPKGSLYYYFPDGKEGLALECIHHNNQIVTGKIRESLKSTDNCAEAIQLFISNLIKDTEESEYKGFTPFSFWLAVETSSISEALREACQSVFAEWVSLFSEALIREGMESARAKDIGMLIVSMLEGALIIALTKRDKEPLMKASNYLYLLIRH; the protein is encoded by the coding sequence ATGACTGAGAAGGCGAACTCGCGAGAAATGATTGTGGAGACAGCATCGCGCCTTTTCTTTTGCCAAGGGTATGCAGGAACCGGTCTGAACCAGATTATCAAGGAAAGCCACTCCCCCAAGGGCTCGCTTTACTATTATTTCCCGGATGGGAAAGAGGGGCTTGCGCTGGAGTGTATTCATCATAACAATCAAATTGTGACCGGTAAGATCAGAGAGAGTCTCAAGAGTACCGATAACTGTGCAGAGGCGATCCAGCTGTTTATCAGCAACTTGATCAAAGATACGGAGGAGTCCGAGTACAAGGGCTTTACCCCCTTCAGCTTCTGGTTGGCTGTGGAGACTTCGAGTATTAGCGAAGCGCTTAGGGAAGCTTGTCAATCGGTGTTTGCAGAGTGGGTGAGCCTATTCTCCGAAGCTTTAATCAGGGAAGGGATGGAGTCCGCTAGAGCTAAGGACATCGGGATGCTTATTGTTTCGATGCTGGAAGGCGCCCTTATTATCGCTTTGACAAAAAGGGATAAAGAGCCGCTGATGAAGGCTTCGAATTATCTGTATCTTCTGATTAGGCATTAA
- a CDS encoding zinc-binding alcohol dehydrogenase family protein — translation MNMMKAVGLQKYLPIQEKDSLLDLTLEKPVPQGRDLLVRVKAVSVNPVDVKVRSPKDRVESAPKVLGWDVAGVVEEVGESVTLFRPGDEVYYAGSITRPGGNSEFHLVDERIVGYKPKSLDFAEAAALPLTAITAWESLFDRLGVSHDPAENAGKTVLIIGAAGGVGSIAVQIARRAGLTVIGTASRQESAEWAKSYGAQHIISHYKPFVPQLQEQGFSSVDYILCLNETDQHWEQMMEAIAPQGKICSIVETDTPLNLLPLKMKSAAFVWETMFTRAKYETADMIEQHHLLNKVAEWVDAGKLRTTLTKRLAPIHAETLRKAHELVETGAMIGKVVVERFE, via the coding sequence ATGAACATGATGAAAGCAGTTGGATTACAAAAATATCTCCCCATTCAAGAAAAGGACAGCCTGCTGGACCTTACATTGGAGAAGCCTGTACCTCAGGGACGCGATCTGCTTGTACGGGTTAAAGCCGTATCGGTCAATCCGGTCGACGTAAAGGTTAGATCACCGAAGGATCGAGTCGAGTCTGCCCCTAAAGTGCTGGGCTGGGATGTTGCAGGCGTGGTGGAAGAGGTCGGCGAGAGTGTGACACTGTTTCGCCCGGGGGATGAGGTATACTATGCCGGGAGCATTACCCGCCCGGGAGGCAACAGTGAATTCCACCTGGTGGATGAACGAATTGTTGGCTACAAACCGAAATCGCTTGATTTTGCTGAAGCGGCAGCTTTGCCTTTGACCGCGATTACCGCCTGGGAATCGCTGTTTGACCGGCTGGGCGTGTCGCATGATCCGGCAGAGAACGCCGGGAAGACAGTGCTTATCATCGGCGCTGCAGGCGGCGTAGGCTCCATCGCTGTGCAGATCGCGAGACGAGCCGGCTTAACCGTCATTGGCACGGCTTCCCGCCAGGAATCGGCGGAGTGGGCGAAATCTTATGGAGCACAGCATATTATAAGCCACTATAAGCCATTTGTGCCGCAGCTTCAGGAGCAGGGCTTTTCTTCCGTCGACTATATTCTGTGTCTTAATGAGACGGATCAGCATTGGGAGCAAATGATGGAGGCTATCGCTCCTCAGGGTAAAATCTGTTCCATCGTGGAGACGGATACGCCGCTGAATCTGCTCCCGCTCAAAATGAAGAGTGCCGCTTTTGTATGGGAGACGATGTTCACGCGGGCCAAGTATGAAACAGCCGACATGATCGAGCAGCATCATTTGCTAAATAAGGTGGCCGAATGGGTGGATGCAGGCAAGCTTCGTACCACACTGACCAAGCGTTTGGCCCCGATTCATGCGGAAACCCTGCGGAAGGCTCATGAGCTGGTGGAGACAGGAGCTATGATCGGCAAGGTAGTTGTAGAGCGATTTGAATAA